In the Candidatus Binatia bacterium genome, one interval contains:
- a CDS encoding OprO/OprP family phosphate-selective porin, whose amino-acid sequence MCVLVFAWIFFLMVGLPSRTSSAEEDLRGRLQALERKRQDYKRLQQQLDELKQELRQRERAAEVSAEQSPPTPSAPKPPAPFELRIGRGTATISGLLQVWGLHSELDPDEFRLRRSEIDLKGSLTDTFGYAVLIDLAKALSENKTIIVGSEKVTLSQPKSDSKILQDLIVILKFIPHYIIEVGQKKIPVSMEGLESSAKLDFAERAIVSGATFQGQRGFGDFREPGV is encoded by the coding sequence ATGTGCGTGCTGGTGTTCGCGTGGATTTTCTTCCTAATGGTTGGGCTGCCGTCAAGAACCTCCTCGGCTGAGGAAGATCTTCGTGGCCGCCTCCAGGCGCTGGAGAGAAAGCGCCAGGATTATAAGAGGCTCCAGCAACAGCTCGACGAGCTAAAGCAAGAACTGCGGCAACGGGAGAGAGCGGCCGAGGTCAGTGCGGAACAGTCCCCTCCGACCCCATCGGCCCCAAAGCCCCCAGCGCCGTTCGAGCTTCGAATCGGTCGTGGCACCGCGACAATTAGTGGCCTCCTCCAGGTGTGGGGACTCCACAGCGAGCTCGACCCAGATGAGTTCCGGTTGCGACGCTCAGAAATCGACTTAAAGGGCTCGCTTACCGACACATTCGGCTACGCAGTTTTGATCGACCTCGCCAAGGCCCTGAGCGAGAACAAAACAATTATCGTCGGCAGCGAGAAGGTGACGCTCTCACAACCCAAGAGCGACTCGAAAATCCTGCAGGACCTCATCGTCATCCTCAAATTCATCCCGCACTACATCATTGAAGTCGGCCAAAAAAAGATTCCAGTGAGCATGGAGGGGCTCGAGTCCTCAGCCAAGCTGGACTTTGCCGAACGGGCGATCGTCAGCGGCGCAACTTTTCAGGGTCAACGGGGCTTCGGCGACTTCCGAGAGCCGGGTGTGTAA
- a CDS encoding 4Fe-4S dicluster domain-containing protein, which yields MVCPTRATYHRPDGIVAIDYDRCIGCLYCVAACPYGARSFDYGETYAPELPPHERHPSPEYGQYGRRDPKKSPSGNERKCTFCLHRLANGLNPACAETCIGRAIHFGNLADPEGKCRLHGETLRELLAKRSHLRLKEELGNEPAVYYLT from the coding sequence GTGGTTTGCCCAACGAGAGCAACTTATCACCGGCCCGACGGGATCGTCGCCATCGATTATGATCGGTGCATCGGTTGCCTATATTGTGTCGCGGCCTGTCCGTATGGCGCACGCTCGTTCGACTATGGCGAGACCTACGCACCGGAACTGCCTCCGCACGAACGGCACCCATCGCCCGAGTATGGCCAGTATGGCCGGCGTGACCCGAAAAAGTCTCCGTCGGGGAACGAGCGCAAGTGCACCTTCTGCTTGCACCGGCTCGCCAATGGCCTGAATCCGGCCTGTGCCGAAACTTGTATTGGGCGAGCAATCCACTTCGGAAACCTCGCTGACCCGGAAGGCAAGTGCCGGCTGCACGGCGAGACTCTTCGAGAGCTCCTGGCGAAGCGCAGCCATCTGCGACTCAAGGAGGAGCTCGGGAACGAGCCAGCCGTGTACTACCTCACGTGA